In one Nitrososphaera viennensis EN76 genomic region, the following are encoded:
- the pyrE gene encoding orotate phosphoribosyltransferase, with protein sequence MPSSSDFTLEFASFLLKSNALKFGAFTLASGKPSPYYIDLRMLPSFPAHFRLTIGALKDAVAKKVASFDTFASVPTSGLVFGSALAYEMEKPFVYVRKESKGYGMSKLVEGHLASGARVVIVDDVATTGLSVSKAIDAIRANGGVVEDVVAVVNRMEGAEEKLKQMGVRLTSVATIQDIAGALHKAGLVDDSTMDAVVKQIAASGGLETD encoded by the coding sequence GTGCCTTCCTCCTCTGATTTTACCCTGGAATTTGCGTCGTTCCTGCTAAAGAGCAACGCGCTCAAGTTCGGCGCATTCACGCTTGCAAGCGGCAAGCCAAGCCCCTACTACATCGACCTGAGAATGCTGCCAAGCTTTCCGGCGCACTTTCGCCTGACAATAGGCGCCCTCAAGGACGCCGTGGCAAAAAAGGTGGCAAGCTTTGACACCTTTGCCTCGGTGCCGACCTCCGGCCTCGTCTTTGGCTCGGCCCTTGCCTACGAGATGGAAAAGCCCTTTGTCTACGTGAGAAAAGAGTCCAAGGGCTATGGCATGAGCAAGCTGGTGGAGGGCCACCTTGCCTCCGGCGCCCGGGTGGTCATAGTCGACGACGTTGCGACCACCGGCCTTTCCGTGAGCAAGGCGATCGACGCGATAAGGGCAAACGGCGGCGTTGTGGAGGATGTTGTGGCCGTCGTGAACAGGATGGAAGGCGCGGAGGAAAAGCTAAAGCAGATGGGAGTCAGGCTCACCTCTGTTGCCACGATACAGGATATCGCCGGCGCCCTGCACAAGGCCGGGCTTGTCGACGACAGCACCATGGACGCCGTGGTAAAGCAGATAGCCGCAAGCGGCGGCCTGGAAACCGACTAG
- a CDS encoding MCP four helix bundle domain-containing protein produces MDFKNRLILFFILIAIIPIIALSAVSTVTIIKFKDQIANIYSGYVTNVELLSKNKGDLLGMRSDLIQFASSQDPAQKKAGISHMILLKNGIASTAGSYKTIQDLPGDFLPAQGVDLSKISADETVLVETIGQQWEDYSSRVEDLAILSTDPSFAPQAQAEALQLVAQTDRLVSSYDDLLAIDAQIGEASRAQSQQVMQLAFFYGGLASAISAACATAAAILISKRVVLGDLVRMTKLELVETTLRDLIGGGSDALLQMVKSQMQEGGAPRTVVADVPSAVVPSASEDDVVIGKKKAKAFIEDDDPAAAAGKPTWAFAEDNNLKPAAAAAGKTKAFADDNDENLPAPKQQVGDYKGKLVLLNASRFGHAAKALEGLLASQNTIVLTRKGSNIYYRALQGKGKPRLYILQSVAAVGGAKEGGGRNEEGSERVILSDNEERIAREIESITRENPGSTVLIDSATELIYMLGFEKAFSLLRRVSETVSSYEGAGAVVLVNAKAHEPRIMEAISNIANDFVD; encoded by the coding sequence TTGGATTTTAAGAACAGGCTCATCCTGTTTTTCATCCTGATAGCGATCATACCGATCATCGCGCTTTCGGCCGTCTCGACGGTCACGATAATCAAGTTCAAGGACCAGATAGCCAACATCTATTCCGGCTACGTCACGAACGTGGAATTGCTCTCAAAGAACAAGGGCGACCTGCTTGGCATGAGGTCAGACCTAATCCAGTTCGCAAGCTCGCAAGACCCTGCACAGAAAAAGGCCGGCATATCCCACATGATCCTGCTCAAAAACGGGATTGCCTCGACCGCGGGGAGCTACAAGACCATACAGGACCTGCCGGGCGACTTTTTGCCTGCGCAAGGAGTCGACCTGAGCAAGATATCTGCAGACGAGACCGTCCTTGTGGAGACCATAGGCCAGCAGTGGGAGGACTATAGCTCAAGGGTGGAAGACCTTGCGATCCTGTCCACGGACCCGTCGTTTGCGCCCCAGGCGCAGGCAGAGGCGCTGCAGCTCGTGGCCCAGACTGACAGGCTAGTATCGTCGTACGACGATCTTCTCGCAATCGACGCGCAGATAGGCGAGGCATCCCGCGCCCAGTCGCAGCAGGTGATGCAGCTGGCGTTCTTTTACGGCGGCCTTGCGTCTGCAATCTCGGCCGCGTGCGCCACCGCGGCAGCAATACTCATCTCAAAGAGGGTGGTGCTTGGCGACCTGGTGCGCATGACAAAGCTGGAGCTTGTCGAGACCACCCTTCGCGACCTCATCGGCGGGGGCTCTGACGCCCTGCTCCAGATGGTAAAGAGCCAGATGCAGGAAGGTGGTGCGCCCCGCACTGTTGTTGCAGATGTGCCGTCGGCCGTGGTGCCGTCCGCAAGCGAGGACGACGTGGTCATCGGCAAGAAAAAGGCCAAGGCCTTCATCGAAGATGACGACCCGGCAGCGGCCGCAGGCAAGCCGACATGGGCCTTTGCAGAGGACAATAACCTCAAGCCGGCAGCGGCGGCCGCCGGCAAGACAAAGGCCTTTGCAGATGATAATGACGAGAATCTGCCGGCTCCAAAACAACAAGTCGGCGACTACAAGGGCAAGCTGGTCCTTCTCAACGCAAGCAGGTTTGGCCACGCGGCAAAGGCGCTTGAAGGCCTGCTTGCAAGCCAGAACACCATCGTCCTCACAAGGAAGGGGAGCAACATCTACTACCGCGCCTTGCAGGGCAAGGGCAAGCCCAGGCTGTACATACTCCAGTCGGTCGCTGCCGTCGGCGGCGCCAAGGAGGGCGGCGGCAGAAACGAAGAAGGCTCCGAGCGGGTGATCCTGTCGGACAACGAGGAAAGAATAGCCCGCGAGATAGAGTCGATAACCCGGGAAAACCCCGGCTCTACCGTCCTCATCGACAGCGCGACAGAGCTGATATACATGCTTGGATTTGAAAAGGCGTTTTCTCTTTTGCGCCGCGTGTCAGAGACCGTCTCGTCCTACGAAGGCGCAGGCGCTGTAGTGCTGGTGAATGCCAAAGCCCACGAGCCGAGGATAATGGAAGCAATAAGCAACATCGCAAACGACTTTGTGGACTAG
- a CDS encoding secondary thiamine-phosphate synthase enzyme YjbQ gives MKSRTAYLTFNTPERHAFVNITPQVRKVVEESGVKEGMVLVNAMHISASVFINDDESGLHQDFEKWLEKLAPYSPESYLHNRTGEDNADAHLKRQVMGREVVVAITNGKLDFGPWEQIFYGEFDGQRPKRVLVKVIGE, from the coding sequence ATGAAATCCAGGACAGCATACCTGACGTTCAACACGCCAGAGAGGCACGCTTTTGTAAACATCACGCCGCAGGTGAGAAAGGTCGTTGAGGAGAGCGGCGTAAAGGAGGGCATGGTCTTGGTGAACGCGATGCACATCTCGGCTAGCGTTTTCATAAACGACGACGAAAGCGGCCTGCACCAGGATTTTGAAAAGTGGCTCGAAAAACTTGCACCGTACTCGCCGGAGAGCTACCTACACAACCGCACCGGCGAGGACAACGCCGACGCCCACCTGAAGAGGCAGGTGATGGGCCGCGAGGTTGTTGTCGCCATCACAAACGGCAAGCTTGATTTCGGCCCGTGGGAGCAGATCTTTTACGGCGAGTTTGACGGCCAGAGGCCAAAGCGCGTCCTGGTAAAGGTCATCGGCGAATAG
- a CDS encoding site-2 protease family protein, translating to MASFVEGDYSRAVPVVSSFYRIVDMQKHQTEDAVRFLIAESDIYDSFPKLVRELAKMDMIATAKRTRYASRLMPTLSSTNLTVEDGIVVTVSKVQKQPPRQGSNRYLPSIPAILFIATLTVVFIDGLYRSQSDFANVFIRNPLLLAAVYTMSLVGILGVHEMGHMIAAKHHGIRASWPYFIPGIPGLFVPTFGAMIQIRSNMTNRNVLFDVGIAGPIAGLLVTMVVSVYGSSISVLVPADRVQDLFGDSGLLRINSSILMQATLDLTGHGAAAGDAALIMSPVLFAAWVGFLITFLNLLPAWQLDGGHLARSALGVRWHRILTYSSVGVLTGLGYFIMAAFVLLFSSRAPESTPLDDVSPLSKKRKALFWVAIALAVLCAPLPAEVFTSLA from the coding sequence GTGGCAAGCTTTGTCGAAGGCGACTACTCACGGGCGGTCCCGGTCGTCTCCTCATTCTACCGCATAGTGGACATGCAAAAGCACCAGACCGAGGACGCCGTCCGGTTCCTCATCGCCGAGTCGGACATCTATGACTCGTTTCCCAAGCTCGTAAGGGAGCTTGCCAAGATGGACATGATAGCCACTGCCAAGCGCACCAGGTACGCGTCGAGGCTGATGCCCACGCTTTCGTCCACCAACCTGACGGTCGAGGACGGCATAGTGGTGACCGTGTCCAAGGTCCAGAAGCAGCCGCCCAGGCAGGGCAGCAACAGGTACCTGCCCTCGATTCCGGCGATCCTGTTCATAGCGACTCTCACAGTAGTCTTTATCGACGGCCTGTACCGCTCCCAGTCAGACTTTGCCAACGTGTTCATCCGCAACCCTCTGCTCCTTGCGGCAGTATACACGATGTCGCTAGTGGGGATACTGGGCGTGCACGAGATGGGTCACATGATAGCAGCCAAGCACCACGGGATCAGGGCGTCGTGGCCGTATTTCATACCTGGGATACCGGGGCTATTTGTGCCGACCTTTGGCGCTATGATCCAGATACGAAGCAACATGACCAACCGAAACGTCCTGTTCGACGTGGGGATTGCCGGGCCGATAGCCGGCCTCCTGGTGACTATGGTGGTGTCGGTGTACGGCTCGTCGATATCGGTGCTCGTGCCGGCAGACAGGGTGCAGGACCTCTTTGGCGACTCTGGACTGCTGCGCATAAACAGCAGCATCCTGATGCAGGCGACCCTGGACTTGACAGGCCACGGCGCAGCGGCCGGCGACGCGGCCCTGATAATGTCGCCCGTGCTCTTTGCCGCATGGGTGGGCTTTCTCATCACGTTTCTCAACCTGCTGCCGGCGTGGCAGCTGGACGGCGGGCACCTTGCAAGGTCTGCCCTTGGCGTCAGGTGGCACCGCATCCTGACCTACTCTAGCGTCGGAGTGCTGACAGGCCTTGGCTACTTTATCATGGCCGCGTTCGTGCTCCTCTTTAGCTCACGCGCGCCGGAAAGCACGCCCCTTGACGACGTGTCCCCGCTGTCGAAAAAGCGCAAGGCGCTCTTTTGGGTTGCAATAGCACTTGCCGTCCTGTGCGCGCCGCTGCCTGCCGAAGTGTTCACGTCCTTGGCCTGA
- a CDS encoding dodecin family protein, with protein sequence MVFKYIDILGESAKSFEDAVQNAITETARTVKDIRTAEVMKMNAIVNSDKIVEYQAVVRVAFKVRRKEE encoded by the coding sequence ATGGTTTTCAAGTACATCGATATCCTGGGCGAGTCGGCAAAGAGCTTTGAGGACGCGGTCCAGAACGCCATAACAGAGACTGCAAGGACCGTCAAGGACATCCGCACGGCAGAGGTGATGAAGATGAACGCCATTGTCAACAGCGACAAGATAGTAGAGTACCAGGCGGTGGTGCGCGTTGCATTCAAGGTCCGCCGGAAGGAAGAATAG
- a CDS encoding class I SAM-dependent methyltransferase, translating into MPHMLKNVLAGVLPAEEASQVYSAFDQVGDIVIIKIPDSLASKKQVIAEAILANVKTAKAVFAQASAVKGDYRIRELEFVAGENRTVTEYREHGCRFKVDVARAYFSPRLSTERQRIAGLVQDNETVVNMFAGVGTYSIIIAKAVKTCKVYSVDSNPVANYLCIENARLNKVADRVVPVCADATEAIKTQLAGVADRVIMPLPERAREFVGPAVLALKERGGVVHYFAHVKADGKQKAREEAGARDAAEAFAPYSCEIMETTVVREVGPRVYQIVADVKITK; encoded by the coding sequence ATGCCGCACATGCTCAAAAACGTGCTAGCCGGCGTGCTCCCTGCCGAAGAGGCATCGCAGGTCTATTCCGCGTTTGATCAGGTGGGCGACATTGTCATAATAAAAATCCCTGACAGCCTTGCCTCAAAAAAGCAAGTTATAGCAGAGGCGATACTTGCAAATGTCAAGACCGCAAAAGCGGTGTTTGCGCAGGCGTCCGCGGTAAAGGGCGACTACCGCATCCGCGAGCTAGAGTTCGTCGCAGGCGAGAACCGCACGGTCACGGAGTACAGGGAGCATGGCTGCAGGTTCAAGGTCGACGTTGCGCGCGCCTACTTTTCGCCGCGCCTGTCGACAGAGCGCCAGCGCATAGCAGGCCTCGTGCAGGACAACGAGACGGTGGTCAACATGTTTGCCGGCGTCGGCACGTACTCGATAATAATCGCCAAGGCGGTCAAGACGTGCAAGGTGTACAGCGTCGACTCCAACCCCGTGGCAAACTACCTGTGCATCGAAAATGCCAGGCTGAACAAGGTGGCCGACCGCGTCGTGCCAGTGTGCGCTGACGCGACCGAAGCGATAAAAACGCAGCTGGCAGGCGTCGCAGACAGGGTGATAATGCCGCTTCCGGAAAGGGCAAGAGAGTTTGTCGGGCCGGCCGTGCTTGCCCTGAAAGAGCGCGGTGGCGTCGTGCACTATTTTGCCCACGTCAAGGCAGACGGCAAGCAGAAGGCAAGGGAAGAGGCAGGCGCAAGGGACGCTGCAGAGGCGTTTGCGCCCTACAGCTGCGAAATCATGGAAACAACGGTGGTCCGGGAAGTCGGCCCGCGCGTCTACCAGATCGTCGCCGACGTGAAAATCACGAAGTGA
- the rimI gene encoding ribosomal protein S18-alanine N-acetyltransferase, protein MQTALRKVGDDYVIRRCEDSDLQAVIDINMAALPEHYSDYFFESILRELPEAFIVAETGGKVIGYIMCKIEFGFSNFRKLGFVKKGHVVSVAVLDEHRGRGVGKALMLEGINGVLQRKADEIYLEVRVSNTSAIKMYEKLRFETKSRLRSYYRDGEDAYLMALELA, encoded by the coding sequence TTGCAGACTGCCCTGCGAAAAGTAGGCGACGACTATGTGATACGCCGCTGCGAGGACAGCGACCTCCAGGCAGTGATTGACATCAACATGGCCGCCCTGCCGGAGCACTACTCGGACTATTTCTTCGAGTCGATACTGAGGGAGCTCCCGGAGGCGTTCATCGTGGCCGAGACAGGAGGCAAGGTAATCGGCTACATCATGTGCAAGATCGAGTTTGGCTTTTCCAACTTTCGCAAGCTGGGCTTTGTGAAAAAGGGCCACGTCGTCTCCGTGGCCGTGCTTGACGAGCACAGGGGCAGGGGCGTCGGAAAAGCGCTGATGCTTGAGGGCATCAACGGCGTGCTGCAGAGAAAGGCGGACGAGATTTACCTCGAGGTCAGGGTCAGCAACACCAGCGCGATCAAGATGTACGAGAAGCTGCGCTTTGAGACAAAGTCGAGGCTGCGCTCGTACTACCGCGACGGCGAGGACGCGTACCTCATGGCGCTCGAGCTCGCCTAG
- a CDS encoding TATA-box-binding protein gives MPQTKPIVSIENVVASATVNQTVNLNLITQIFPDVEYHPDQFPGLVFRLRSPKTATLIFSSGKMVCTGAKSEKMAIQAVKNVVQKLKKGGIPLENEPQIEIQNIVASASLGGKIHLELAARVLPRSMYEPEQFPGLIHRMLDPKTVILLFASGKLVCTGAKKESEVYRAVGNLHTLLEEKNLMIYEG, from the coding sequence ATGCCGCAGACCAAGCCCATAGTCAGCATTGAAAACGTTGTAGCTTCTGCAACCGTCAACCAGACGGTCAACCTAAACCTGATTACCCAGATATTCCCGGACGTCGAGTACCACCCGGACCAGTTCCCGGGCCTCGTGTTCAGGCTGAGGTCGCCCAAGACAGCGACTCTGATTTTCAGTTCCGGCAAGATGGTCTGCACCGGCGCAAAGTCGGAAAAGATGGCAATCCAGGCGGTCAAAAACGTGGTTCAAAAGCTGAAAAAGGGCGGCATCCCGCTTGAAAACGAGCCGCAGATAGAGATTCAGAACATCGTCGCGTCTGCAAGCCTCGGAGGCAAGATCCATCTGGAGCTTGCCGCGCGCGTTCTTCCAAGGAGCATGTACGAGCCGGAGCAGTTCCCCGGCCTCATCCACAGGATGCTGGACCCAAAGACGGTCATCCTGCTCTTTGCCTCCGGCAAGCTGGTGTGCACCGGCGCCAAGAAGGAGAGCGAGGTCTACAGGGCAGTCGGCAACCTCCACACGCTCCTCGAAGAAAAGAACCTGATGATATACGAAGGATGA
- a CDS encoding LemA family protein: MVKKSIIIVGAVVGVIAIIIGSLYSMYFSGFNAAQAKDENVKRLAADIDVQLQRRYDLIPNIVRTAQAYLQFEKSVLEDVTRLRTDWQRAPTVNERVQTSNQIEEALSKILITYENYPELKADQQLRRVMDELAGTENRIAVARTYYNDGVRDFNVNLRTFPNNVFNESGFLGTKPWGMTQYASYQATTAAQTTVPQVDIQVPQ, encoded by the coding sequence TTGGTCAAGAAGAGCATCATAATCGTTGGCGCTGTTGTTGGTGTCATTGCAATAATCATAGGCTCGCTGTATTCCATGTATTTCTCTGGCTTTAACGCGGCGCAGGCCAAGGACGAGAACGTAAAGAGGCTTGCAGCAGATATAGACGTCCAGCTGCAGCGCCGGTATGACCTTATACCCAACATAGTCAGGACGGCGCAGGCTTACCTCCAGTTTGAAAAGAGCGTGCTTGAAGACGTCACGAGGCTCAGGACTGACTGGCAGAGGGCGCCGACAGTAAACGAGCGCGTGCAGACGAGCAACCAGATAGAAGAGGCGCTCAGCAAGATACTGATAACTTATGAAAACTACCCGGAGCTCAAGGCCGACCAGCAGCTGAGGAGGGTCATGGACGAGCTTGCGGGCACGGAAAACCGCATAGCAGTTGCGCGCACCTACTACAACGACGGAGTGCGCGACTTTAATGTCAACCTGCGCACGTTCCCGAACAACGTGTTCAACGAAAGCGGGTTCCTAGGCACCAAGCCTTGGGGGATGACGCAGTATGCGTCCTACCAGGCGACGACTGCTGCGCAGACGACTGTCCCGCAGGTGGACATCCAGGTGCCGCAGTAG
- a CDS encoding TPM domain-containing protein yields the protein MSVVVARALALAFLVAIIIVVASTATAAAPVFSQAAAKGSRPAYVYDRAEVITPEYRQIIDAYLRGLDDATTNEIVIYTIPSFVGHGIKKDGIELQDRDMLANYIYNELTLDGVKGIGKAGKDNGALVLMSLERDGGGGSMRIEVGRGLEGNITDGTAGEILDRYLVPARQEYEDTGSTAAFDRAFLNTVVALGTQTGYQAGDSVPVPTDSFQPSAEDDNTQTVIFFVLVFAAVIAVAALDAKYGRRRRRGGYFIGGGYGGGGGWGGGSGGGGFGGGGGRSGGGGAGR from the coding sequence ATGTCAGTTGTCGTGGCCAGGGCCCTTGCGCTTGCTTTTTTAGTTGCAATAATTATTGTTGTTGCATCTACCGCCACCGCAGCAGCCCCGGTCTTTTCTCAGGCTGCTGCAAAGGGCTCCCGCCCCGCGTACGTTTACGACAGGGCAGAAGTCATCACGCCTGAATACCGCCAGATAATTGATGCGTACCTGCGTGGCCTTGACGACGCGACCACGAACGAGATCGTGATTTACACCATCCCAAGTTTTGTAGGCCACGGGATAAAGAAGGACGGAATAGAGCTTCAGGACCGCGACATGCTTGCCAACTACATCTACAACGAATTGACGCTGGACGGCGTAAAGGGCATCGGCAAGGCTGGAAAGGACAACGGCGCGCTCGTGTTGATGTCGCTAGAGCGCGACGGCGGTGGCGGCTCCATGAGGATCGAGGTGGGCAGGGGGCTTGAGGGCAACATCACTGACGGGACGGCTGGCGAAATCCTTGACCGCTACCTTGTGCCGGCAAGGCAGGAGTATGAGGACACTGGCAGTACGGCGGCGTTTGACAGGGCGTTTTTGAATACAGTGGTCGCGCTTGGCACGCAGACGGGCTACCAGGCAGGCGACTCTGTGCCTGTGCCCACGGACAGCTTTCAGCCATCAGCAGAAGACGACAATACGCAGACCGTCATCTTTTTTGTGCTGGTCTTTGCGGCAGTCATTGCAGTAGCGGCACTGGACGCCAAGTACGGAAGGAGAAGGAGGAGGGGCGGCTACTTCATTGGCGGCGGGTATGGCGGCGGAGGCGGCTGGGGAGGAGGTAGCGGGGGAGGCGGCTTTGGCGGCGGAGGCGGCAGGTCCGGCGGCGGAGGCGCGGGGCGCTAA
- a CDS encoding nickel-dependent lactate racemase family protein, translating to MPEIWLRYGGTDVVLDIRFENLSSQVSSTFSAMPDEQAKAALDSVPVTDNMLVLALAPSRAVAKAVVSISEAARAKGYAAITVDVPAKAAGALRANLAAIAPADPQAAPSINRIDYQSLEERAKKFQSTVIVSQAGFDPLFGFSGAPTALVRTLYPEKMAEAFSARKEGNVPAPGEQGEPLKIATSAIEGVIIPAATSVELVANGAGIAGVHAGTVQEAFSRAVEQLKAVATVEADPVRSAIISAGSEAGTHATLAGALYSLWNAAHIVRGGGSAVLLAECREGVGGGALQAFVEGRLKQEQLATAQYTDGLEHLLYMQELRQKCELGLVSSLPHYYAGAKLGFATYAGAKDALEKLLARNGKGHKALVVSDADITLLRPRT from the coding sequence ATGCCGGAGATATGGCTCAGGTACGGCGGCACCGACGTGGTGCTGGACATCAGGTTTGAAAACCTGTCAAGCCAGGTCTCCTCCACGTTTTCAGCCATGCCTGACGAGCAGGCAAAAGCGGCGCTTGACTCTGTCCCAGTAACCGACAACATGCTGGTGCTGGCGCTTGCCCCGTCAAGGGCGGTCGCAAAGGCGGTTGTCTCTATTTCAGAAGCTGCAAGGGCAAAGGGCTATGCAGCCATTACGGTTGACGTCCCTGCAAAGGCCGCCGGCGCGCTGCGGGCAAACCTTGCAGCTATTGCACCTGCCGACCCGCAGGCAGCACCTTCGATAAACCGTATTGACTACCAGTCGCTTGAAGAGCGCGCAAAAAAATTCCAGAGCACCGTCATAGTGTCGCAGGCCGGCTTTGACCCGCTCTTTGGGTTCTCCGGGGCGCCCACCGCGCTCGTGCGCACCCTGTATCCTGAAAAAATGGCAGAGGCGTTTTCGGCGCGAAAAGAAGGCAACGTGCCGGCGCCCGGCGAGCAGGGCGAACCGCTGAAAATAGCGACGTCAGCTATTGAAGGCGTTATTATTCCTGCCGCAACGTCGGTCGAGCTTGTGGCAAACGGCGCCGGAATAGCCGGCGTGCACGCCGGCACAGTGCAGGAGGCGTTTTCAAGGGCGGTCGAGCAATTAAAGGCGGTTGCGACCGTCGAGGCCGACCCCGTCAGGTCCGCGATAATCAGCGCCGGAAGCGAGGCTGGCACGCACGCGACGCTTGCCGGCGCGCTCTATTCCCTCTGGAACGCAGCCCACATCGTCAGGGGCGGCGGGTCTGCCGTGCTCCTTGCCGAATGCCGCGAAGGCGTCGGGGGCGGCGCGCTGCAGGCGTTTGTCGAGGGCAGGCTCAAGCAGGAACAGCTTGCAACTGCGCAATATACTGACGGCCTTGAGCACCTGCTGTACATGCAGGAGCTGAGGCAGAAATGCGAGCTGGGCCTGGTGTCGAGCCTGCCGCACTATTACGCAGGAGCAAAGCTCGGGTTTGCTACGTACGCGGGCGCAAAGGACGCCCTTGAGAAACTTCTTGCGCGAAACGGCAAGGGCCACAAGGCCCTTGTAGTGTCTGACGCCGACATCACCCTTCTCAGGCCAAGGACGTGA
- a CDS encoding signal peptidase I yields MEQKSKLPVAMRDIIIVVAGVAIVWLGLRLAFDTNNPFYVVSSRSMVPTLEVNDVLVVRDGGSWDTLRVGDIIVFDRPDGEDRVIVHRVAEIGENSAGERVIRTKGDANPASIPGTDYPIREENYIGKVVYVMPGAGVITKIISPPVNYIIIAIILVILFFSKWGRKGKGDAPQPPSSGTSTGQPPSA; encoded by the coding sequence TTGGAGCAAAAGTCCAAGCTGCCCGTCGCAATGCGCGACATCATCATCGTCGTTGCCGGCGTGGCCATAGTATGGCTTGGGCTCAGGCTTGCGTTTGACACCAACAACCCGTTCTACGTAGTTTCCAGCAGGAGCATGGTCCCGACTCTGGAGGTAAACGACGTCCTTGTGGTCAGGGACGGTGGCTCGTGGGACACCCTCAGGGTCGGCGACATCATCGTGTTTGACAGGCCCGACGGCGAGGACCGCGTTATTGTCCATCGCGTGGCCGAGATTGGCGAGAATTCCGCCGGCGAGCGCGTGATCCGGACAAAGGGCGACGCAAACCCGGCCTCCATACCCGGTACGGACTATCCAATCCGCGAGGAGAACTATATCGGCAAGGTGGTGTACGTCATGCCGGGCGCCGGCGTGATAACAAAGATCATCAGCCCGCCTGTCAACTACATCATAATTGCGATAATTCTTGTGATACTGTTCTTCAGCAAGTGGGGCAGAAAGGGAAAGGGCGACGCCCCGCAGCCGCCTTCTTCTGGCACGTCAACAGGCCAGCCGCCGTCGGCATGA